One genomic window of Cydia pomonella isolate Wapato2018A chromosome 6, ilCydPomo1, whole genome shotgun sequence includes the following:
- the LOC133518650 gene encoding uncharacterized protein LOC133518650 produces MLIRRFARCTSNVKITLFKAYCQSFYTCSLWINFTQKTYSALRVQYNNAFRMLLGLPRYCSASGMFAEARTDGFHAIMRKRVASLVRRVRGSANSLLATVADRVDGAFWQYWSSLHAHNNRDRILHYKIK; encoded by the coding sequence ATGTTGATTCGTAGGTTCGCAAGGTGTACTAGCAACGTTAAAATCACCCTTTTTAAGGCGTACTGTCAGTCATTTTACACCTGCAGCCTATGGATCAACTTTACTCAAAAAACTTACAGCGCCCTGcgcgtgcaatataataatgcttttaggatgctgttggggctgccgCGCTATTGCAGCGCTAgcggtatgttcgcggaggcgcgcaccGACGGCTTCCACGCCATCATGCGCAAGCGGGTGGCGTCGCTGGTGCGGCGCGTGCGCGGCAGCGCCAACAGTCTCCTTGCCACAGTCGCGGACAGGGTAGATGGCGCTTTCTGGCAGTACTGGAGCAGCCTACATGCCCATAACAATCGAGATAGGatactacattataaaataaaatag